The genomic DNA AATCTAGCCCCGCTTAAAGTGTGATCAATCATGGATGACGACAACACTGCCGACGAGGATCAAGAAGGTAAAGCCAAGGTCGACGACGAACTCGTCGATGAGCTAGACGAATTCGAGGAAGACGAAGCAGAAGACGAAGCGGAAGACGAAGCAGACGACGAAGCAGACGACGAAGCAGACGACGAAGCAGACGACGAAGCAGACGACGAAGCAGACGACGAAGCAGACGACGAAGCAGACGACGAAGCAGACGACGAAGCAGACGACGAAGCGGAAGACGAAGCGGAAGACGATTTTTCGTTGGACGATCTCGGCGCCGCTTATGCCGAGGCGATGGTCGAAGCTGGGCTGATACCCGAACCGCCGCCTGCGGAAGAGGCCGACACCGAAGCGGTGGAGGAGGAGGCAGCGGCTGAAATCGATCCGATCGACGAGCAGCTGATCGAACCGCCGACGCCCGAGGGGATCGTCGAAGCCGCGTTGTTCATCGGGCACCCCGAAAACAAGCCGTTGACCGCCAAAGAACTCGCTCGCGTGATGCGCGATGTGAGTCCCAAGGAGGTCGAATCGATCATCGAATCGCTCAACGCGATCTATCGCGAGGATGGGCACGCGATGCGGATCGACAAGGAACAGGGGGGCTACCGGATGTTATTGTCGCCCGAGGTCGATGCGGTTCGCCGCGTCTTTTACGGCAAAGTTCGCGAGGCGCGGCTGTCGCAGGTGGCGTTGGAAATTCTGGCCTTGGTCGCCTACCAGCCCGGCATCTCGGCTCCCGATCTCTCCAATCAACGCGGCCGCGATTGTGGTCCGCTGTTGAATCAATTGGTCCGGCGACGCTTGTTGGACGTCACGCGAGAGAAAGCCGAAGGAGAGGGGCGCGCGGTCCCCAAATATTATCCGACGCAGCGTTTCCTGAACTTATTCGGATTGGGCAGTCTCGAGGATCTGCCGCAGGTCGACGAAGATGTGCTGCCGATGTAAGGCGGCAGTGTTGGTCTGCGCTCGAAGCGTCGTCGAACCGACACCGGACGCAGCTGAAATCGTCGTCGGAATGGGTAGATGAGATGAAGATTGTCTGCTCGGGAAAATTTTTTTTGCCCACCGGTGCGCTCCGTTGGCCGCGCGATGTTGGGCGGCAGCTGGAGAGCGGCGCTGTCTGATTACCGCCGCTGGTCGCGGTACCGTGGGAACCGCTTGAAGGCTGTCGATCCTGGTGGCTCTCCCGCGATTTGCTGGATTTCTAGCAAACACCCGTCCCCACCTTTGGTGTCTGGCGGTAGTGGTTCCTGTTGATTGAGATGTTGGGTTGTGCGCGGTTCTTCTGACTGCAGACTGTCGCCGTCGGAGCATGGCAGCATCACTTCGGGGCATCGCTTTGCGCAGAATTAAAACTTCTGCGGAGAGAAATCTCTTGACTGAAGAGTGTTATCGAATCTAATCAGCGTTGAGATGTCGAGCACGTCGCTTTCTGCGTCGCGTCGACATTCATTGCAAGCGCTCGCTTGACAACTTTTCTATCAATCTATCGATTCGGAGTCATGACATGTCTAGTGTCCAAGGTCCGCGTATTCGAAAGACAGGCTTCACGCTTGTCGAGTTGTTGGTCGTTATTGCGATCATCGGCATTCTTGTTGGATTGTTATTGCCAGCGGTTCAAGCGGCTCGCGAAGCCGCGCGTCGGATGCAGTGCACCAACAACATGAAGCAGTTTGGGATCGCGATGCACACGTTCCACGATGTTTACAGGGCGTTCCCGATGGGCGACGTGCCGCGGGCGGCTGGCGATGGATACATGTATGTGCAAACGCATGCGACGATTGCGTTGCTGCCGTTCATGGAACAGACGGCGTTGCAAGACGCACCTGGCGTCAACGAAGACTGGTACGACGCGGCCGCTAGTTCGGACATCGAAACGGTGGTGTTGGAGACGGCGATCTGTCCTTCGGCGACTAACGGACCGACTAACCCGGTCGCTCAATGGGGGCCTGCGGGAGATGAAATCCATTCGCCGGGCATCGGCGTGCCATCCTTTGGTGCGATGCATTACGCGTTTTGCAAAGGCGTCAACGACGCTTGGGCCGTCGATTGGGATCGCGACGATCAGCAAGCTCCCGGATTCATCCTCGGTGCCGATGGGCGTCCGCAGCGCGGATCGAAGAAAGGCTATTTGAACGGCCCGATTCCGGCTTCCGAAAAAGGGATGTTCAATCGCGGAACAAAGGTCCGGATCGCGGAGGTCACCGACGGAACAAGCAA from Rosistilla oblonga includes the following:
- the scpB gene encoding SMC-Scp complex subunit ScpB → MDDDNTADEDQEGKAKVDDELVDELDEFEEDEAEDEAEDEADDEADDEADDEADDEADDEADDEADDEADDEADDEADDEAEDEAEDDFSLDDLGAAYAEAMVEAGLIPEPPPAEEADTEAVEEEAAAEIDPIDEQLIEPPTPEGIVEAALFIGHPENKPLTAKELARVMRDVSPKEVESIIESLNAIYREDGHAMRIDKEQGGYRMLLSPEVDAVRRVFYGKVREARLSQVALEILALVAYQPGISAPDLSNQRGRDCGPLLNQLVRRRLLDVTREKAEGEGRAVPKYYPTQRFLNLFGLGSLEDLPQVDEDVLPM
- a CDS encoding DUF1559 domain-containing protein, with amino-acid sequence MSSVQGPRIRKTGFTLVELLVVIAIIGILVGLLLPAVQAAREAARRMQCTNNMKQFGIAMHTFHDVYRAFPMGDVPRAAGDGYMYVQTHATIALLPFMEQTALQDAPGVNEDWYDAAASSDIETVVLETAICPSATNGPTNPVAQWGPAGDEIHSPGIGVPSFGAMHYAFCKGVNDAWAVDWDRDDQQAPGFILGADGRPQRGSKKGYLNGPIPASEKGMFNRGTKVRIAEVTDGTSNTFAMGEAAGGSSWPLCRGVNCTDPNFGGQRFEANFGWLVGQPGDEDLPSVLGTNAFGCTMERLNKWPVTDSYMALAGDRKSQQRDARSSANGGLNSTSNFRSQHPGGGMFLLADGAVRFVSETIDMTIYRGSSTIGGGEVVNGL